In the Deinococcus ficus genome, one interval contains:
- a CDS encoding MOSC domain-containing protein, with amino-acid sequence MKTVSDLRSTFPRSGSLEWIGLRGVRRGPMQSVLEVEIHPLVGVIGDKGKLAPPRLTALTGDAGEVLPAEGGPPVRPESGGRGKRQVTLIQAEHLPVIAALLGRDVAEVTPDLLRRNLLVSGISVQALKDRRFQVGDVILEGTGDCHPCSRMEENFGPGGYNAVRGHGGITARVVQGGVVRAGDRVRAL; translated from the coding sequence ATGAAGACGGTGTCTGACCTGCGTTCGACGTTTCCCCGGTCGGGGAGCCTGGAGTGGATCGGGCTGCGCGGCGTGCGGCGCGGGCCGATGCAGAGCGTGCTGGAGGTCGAGATTCACCCACTCGTGGGCGTGATAGGGGACAAGGGGAAGCTCGCGCCGCCCCGCCTGACGGCCCTGACCGGGGATGCGGGTGAGGTGCTGCCCGCGGAGGGAGGCCCTCCGGTCCGGCCGGAGTCGGGCGGGCGTGGGAAGCGGCAGGTGACGCTGATTCAGGCGGAGCACCTGCCGGTGATCGCCGCGCTGCTGGGCCGGGACGTGGCGGAGGTCACACCGGACCTGCTGCGGCGCAATCTGCTGGTGTCCGGGATCTCCGTGCAGGCTTTGAAGGACCGCCGCTTCCAGGTGGGGGACGTGATCCTGGAGGGCACCGGCGACTGCCACCCATGCTCGCGCATGGAAGAGAACTTCGGACCCGGGGGGTACAACGCCGTGCGGGGGCATGGGGGCATCACGGCCCGGGTGGTTCAGGGCGGCGTGGTCCGCGCCGGCGACCGGGTGCGGGCCCTGTGA
- a CDS encoding single-stranded DNA-binding protein produces MARGMNHVYLIGALARDPELRYTPSGTAVFEATIAGEDHVIGNDGRERKLPWYHRVSILGKPAEWQAERNLKGGDAVMVEGSLEYSQWEAPEGGKRSMVRVKALRMEQLGYAPELVQDAGGGVRMGSGMNEVILIGNVTRDPELRYTPAGDAVLGLGLAVNETWNDRQGQRQEKTHWIDVTLWRDLAEAHKDLKKGDPVVVQGRLVNEAWTDREGNKRNSTKVEATRVESLSRGAAPGQSGYAASPAAPRQTTGSTARPQGNSGYQQRATTGNRSGGLDIDQGLDDFPPEEEDLPF; encoded by the coding sequence ATGGCCAGAGGCATGAACCACGTCTACCTGATCGGCGCACTCGCCCGCGACCCCGAACTGCGCTACACCCCCAGCGGCACCGCCGTGTTCGAAGCCACCATCGCCGGTGAAGACCACGTGATCGGCAACGACGGACGCGAGCGCAAACTCCCCTGGTACCACCGCGTCTCCATTCTCGGCAAACCCGCCGAGTGGCAGGCCGAACGCAACCTCAAAGGCGGCGACGCCGTGATGGTCGAAGGCAGCCTGGAGTACAGCCAGTGGGAAGCCCCGGAAGGTGGCAAACGCAGCATGGTGCGCGTCAAGGCGCTGCGCATGGAGCAGCTCGGCTACGCCCCTGAACTCGTGCAGGACGCCGGAGGCGGCGTGCGCATGGGCAGTGGCATGAACGAGGTCATCCTGATCGGGAACGTGACCCGCGACCCCGAACTGCGCTACACCCCCGCCGGTGACGCCGTGCTCGGACTCGGCCTGGCCGTGAACGAGACCTGGAACGACCGCCAGGGCCAGCGCCAGGAAAAAACCCACTGGATCGACGTGACCCTGTGGCGTGACCTGGCCGAAGCGCACAAGGACCTGAAAAAAGGCGACCCCGTCGTCGTGCAGGGCCGGCTCGTGAACGAGGCGTGGACCGACCGCGAAGGCAACAAGCGCAACAGCACCAAAGTAGAAGCGACGAGAGTCGAAAGCCTGTCCCGAGGCGCCGCTCCCGGACAATCCGGGTACGCTGCCTCCCCCGCCGCGCCCCGTCAGACCACGGGCAGCACGGCGCGCCCGCAGGGTAACTCCGGTTACCAGCAGCGGGCGACCACCGGGAACCGTTCGGGCGGCTTAGATATTGACCAAGGTCTCGACGACTTCCCACCCGAGGAAGAAGACCTGCCCTTCTGA
- the rplI gene encoding 50S ribosomal protein L9, with amino-acid sequence MQVILLEPGKLGKTGDVVNVKDGYARNWLIPQGIATPATTSNMRTLEAQIRSRQKIQAKEKAEAEDLASRLNGVAVELSVRAGEGKIYGAVTNADVAGSLDKLGFDVDKRRIEMPKTVKEIGEYDISYRAHPEVTIPMKLVVHAQK; translated from the coding sequence ATGCAAGTGATTCTTCTTGAACCCGGCAAGCTCGGCAAGACCGGCGACGTCGTGAACGTCAAAGACGGCTACGCCCGCAACTGGCTGATCCCCCAGGGCATCGCCACCCCCGCCACCACCAGCAACATGCGCACGCTGGAAGCCCAGATCCGCAGCCGCCAGAAGATCCAGGCCAAGGAAAAAGCCGAAGCCGAGGACCTGGCCAGCCGCCTGAACGGCGTCGCCGTGGAACTCAGCGTCCGCGCCGGCGAAGGCAAGATCTACGGCGCGGTGACCAACGCCGACGTGGCCGGCAGCCTGGACAAGCTGGGCTTCGACGTGGACAAGCGCCGCATCGAGATGCCGAAAACCGTCAAGGAAATTGGCGAGTACGACATCTCCTACCGCGCCCACCCCGAAGTCACCATCCCCATGAAGCTCGTCGTTCACGCCCAGAAGTAA
- the rny gene encoding ribonuclease Y, translating to MEWLFVIIALLAGLVGGFFGGQSSGRRARTQIDDRLQQEARAEAERIRAQAEHDARAMREQADQARQESGRQTEEATRRLQDAERRIQDADRRLQDAAERETQVAAQSAQLSSQAEHIASLRQQLETEREQSRHEAAQTREALSADRKETRRERDELTREIERLNRRAEQLDARGDKLDALEERLEQGHRQLAAHEAEVAERLRQVDLKLYEVAQLSPEVAREQILGKLDAELEEEKAIRVKAMHERATADAKKSARHIIAQAIQRSASETSAQLSVSVVPIPSDAMKGRLIGREGRNIRAFEALTGVDLIIDDTPEAVILSSFNPVRREVARHVLDALVADGRIHPTRIEEMVHKAQDEMKAFIHAQGEEAAIESGVVGLKPGLVQLLGRMYFRTSYGQNVLKHSIQVAHLTGIMADELGLDAGMARRAGLMHDVGKSIDREIDGTHVEIGINLAKRFGEPAEVIDAIAHHHDPENGETLYSVLVAAADAISAARPGARREELESYVRRLEQLEQIAVSFPGVQQAYAIQAGREVRVIVQPEKVTDAQATLLARDIAGRVEQDMEYPGQVQVTVVRESRAVEVAR from the coding sequence ATGGAATGGCTTTTCGTGATTATTGCGCTCCTGGCGGGGTTGGTCGGGGGTTTCTTCGGAGGGCAGTCCAGCGGGCGCCGCGCGCGCACGCAGATCGACGACCGCCTGCAACAGGAAGCCCGAGCGGAAGCAGAGCGCATCCGGGCGCAGGCAGAACATGACGCCCGCGCCATGCGTGAGCAGGCGGACCAGGCCAGACAGGAGTCAGGCAGACAGACCGAGGAAGCAACCCGCAGACTTCAGGACGCCGAACGCCGCATCCAGGACGCCGACCGGCGCCTTCAGGACGCGGCCGAACGCGAAACGCAGGTCGCCGCGCAGAGCGCGCAGCTGAGCAGCCAGGCCGAGCACATCGCCAGTCTGCGCCAGCAGCTGGAAACCGAACGAGAACAGTCCCGCCACGAGGCCGCGCAGACCCGCGAGGCGCTCTCCGCCGACCGGAAGGAAACCCGCCGGGAACGCGACGAACTCACCCGCGAGATCGAACGCCTCAACCGCCGCGCCGAACAGCTCGACGCGCGCGGCGACAAGCTCGACGCGCTGGAAGAACGGCTGGAACAGGGTCACCGCCAGCTCGCCGCGCACGAGGCCGAGGTCGCCGAGCGGCTGCGGCAGGTGGACCTGAAACTCTACGAGGTCGCCCAGCTCTCCCCGGAGGTCGCGCGCGAGCAGATCCTCGGGAAACTGGACGCTGAACTGGAAGAGGAAAAGGCCATCCGCGTGAAGGCCATGCACGAGCGCGCCACCGCCGACGCGAAGAAATCCGCGCGGCACATCATCGCGCAGGCCATCCAGCGCAGCGCTTCTGAAACCAGCGCCCAGCTGAGCGTGTCGGTCGTGCCGATCCCCAGCGACGCCATGAAAGGCCGCCTGATCGGCCGCGAGGGCCGCAACATCCGCGCCTTCGAGGCGCTGACCGGCGTGGACCTGATCATCGACGACACGCCCGAAGCGGTGATCCTCAGCAGCTTCAACCCCGTCCGCCGCGAGGTCGCCCGGCACGTCCTGGACGCCCTGGTCGCCGACGGCCGCATCCACCCCACCCGCATCGAGGAGATGGTCCACAAGGCCCAGGACGAGATGAAGGCCTTCATTCACGCCCAGGGCGAGGAGGCCGCCATCGAATCCGGCGTGGTGGGCCTCAAGCCCGGGCTGGTGCAGCTGCTGGGCCGCATGTACTTCCGCACCAGCTACGGCCAGAACGTCCTGAAGCACAGCATCCAGGTCGCCCACCTGACCGGCATCATGGCCGACGAACTCGGTCTGGACGCCGGCATGGCCCGCCGCGCCGGCCTGATGCACGACGTCGGCAAGAGCATCGACCGCGAGATCGACGGCACCCACGTCGAGATCGGCATCAACCTCGCCAAACGCTTCGGGGAACCCGCCGAGGTCATCGACGCGATCGCCCACCACCATGACCCGGAAAACGGCGAGACGCTGTACAGCGTGCTCGTCGCTGCCGCCGACGCCATCAGCGCCGCCCGGCCCGGCGCGCGGCGCGAGGAACTCGAATCGTACGTGCGGCGCCTTGAGCAGCTGGAACAGATCGCCGTGTCGTTCCCCGGCGTGCAGCAGGCCTACGCTATCCAGGCCGGGCGCGAGGTGCGCGTGATCGTGCAACCCGAAAAGGTCACGGACGCCCAGGCGACCCTGCTCGCCCGCGACATCGCCGGGCGCGTCGAACAGGACATGGAGTACCCCGGCCAGGTGCAGGTCACCGTGGTCCGCGAGAGCCGTGCCGTGGAAGTCGCCCGGTAA
- the rpsF gene encoding 30S ribosomal protein S6, giving the protein MNQYDLNLILNPNLSGEQLQTEKEYIENALKTAGAEITNLDDVGNRRLAYQVGKDREGYYLMYTIKAGGNPEKDIASSLRLRDHVRRVLVVKDRPEWKTKKA; this is encoded by the coding sequence ATGAACCAGTACGACCTGAACCTGATCCTGAACCCCAACCTCAGCGGCGAGCAGCTCCAGACCGAAAAGGAGTACATCGAGAACGCCCTGAAGACGGCCGGTGCCGAGATCACGAACCTGGACGACGTCGGCAACCGCCGCCTCGCCTACCAGGTGGGCAAGGACCGCGAGGGCTACTACCTGATGTACACCATCAAGGCCGGTGGCAACCCTGAAAAGGACATCGCGAGCAGCCTGCGCCTGCGTGACCACGTGCGCCGCGTCCTGGTGGTCAAGGACCGCCCGGAGTGGAAGACCAAGAAGGCCTGA
- a CDS encoding tRNA (adenine(22)-N(1))-methyltransferase TrmK, translated as MRAVWPVLDARLEAVLALIRAEVHADIGSDHAHLPIRVVQEGRAERCVVVEVNPGPLGHARASVARSGLGARVEVREGNGFDPLDAGEVDSASLTGMGAATILGVLERAGEKLPGALVLQPNDSPLPLRMWARASGYHLTAERMAAGYWAYPVLRLERRPGLDPAYAGLPLEAALRYGPLLLRGRSPLLLEQVQRDVARLTPLAAPGRPAERELTTARSALQVLEGAS; from the coding sequence GTGAGGGCGGTCTGGCCGGTGCTGGACGCCCGGCTGGAGGCAGTGCTGGCGCTGATCCGGGCGGAGGTGCATGCGGATATCGGGTCGGATCACGCACATCTGCCCATCCGCGTGGTGCAGGAGGGCCGGGCGGAGCGGTGCGTGGTGGTGGAGGTGAACCCGGGGCCGCTGGGGCACGCGCGGGCCAGCGTGGCGCGGTCCGGCCTGGGAGCGCGCGTGGAGGTGCGGGAGGGAAACGGCTTTGATCCCCTGGATGCGGGCGAGGTGGACAGTGCCAGCCTGACCGGGATGGGGGCCGCCACGATCCTGGGGGTGCTGGAACGGGCGGGGGAGAAGCTCCCGGGCGCGCTGGTTCTTCAGCCGAACGACTCGCCACTGCCCCTGCGGATGTGGGCACGGGCGAGCGGGTACCACCTGACGGCCGAGCGGATGGCGGCGGGGTACTGGGCGTATCCGGTGCTGCGCCTGGAACGGCGGCCAGGGCTGGACCCGGCGTACGCGGGGCTGCCCTTGGAGGCCGCGCTGCGCTACGGACCACTGCTCCTGCGCGGCCGGTCTCCGCTGCTGCTGGAGCAGGTGCAGCGGGACGTGGCGCGCCTGACCCCGCTGGCCGCGCCGGGCCGCCCGGCTGAGCGGGAACTGACCACGGCCCGCTCGGCCCTGCAGGTTCTGGAAGGCGCGTCCTGA
- the rpsR gene encoding 30S ribosomal protein S18: MTQGNNAERKPRGKGPKRPRKPKVDPFSIGELEITDYKDVKMLRRFISDTGKILPRRRTGLSTKHQRRIAQTIKVARQLALLPYTEKLVRK, encoded by the coding sequence ATGACCCAAGGCAACAACGCCGAGCGCAAGCCGCGCGGCAAGGGACCCAAGCGTCCCCGCAAGCCCAAGGTTGATCCGTTCTCCATCGGAGAACTGGAAATCACCGACTACAAAGACGTGAAAATGCTCCGCCGCTTCATCAGCGACACGGGCAAGATCCTCCCCCGCCGCCGCACGGGCCTCTCGACCAAGCACCAGCGCCGCATCGCGCAGACCATTAAGGTCGCGCGCCAGCTCGCCCTGCTGCCCTACACCGAGAAGCTCGTCCGGAAATAA
- a CDS encoding DinB family protein: MTDTPGTAEPQHPIDGILDILKEAVEGGTPGQPTSFLDGTRADGSGNHGLLATVDGLSAAQASQDVHGTSVAGQARHTAFHMEVIVAWERDGQRGPFDWKGSFHPAQVSDNEWTELRARVRSAYEALVTFARSQKDQPVTGDLTGGLSGGVAHVTYHLGAIRQQLKVVE; encoded by the coding sequence ATGACCGATACCCCCGGCACGGCCGAGCCGCAGCACCCGATCGACGGCATCCTCGACATCCTGAAAGAAGCGGTGGAAGGCGGCACGCCCGGCCAGCCCACCTCGTTCCTCGACGGCACCAGGGCTGACGGCAGCGGCAATCACGGCCTGCTCGCCACCGTGGACGGCCTCAGCGCCGCGCAGGCCAGCCAGGACGTGCACGGCACCAGCGTCGCCGGACAGGCGCGGCACACCGCCTTCCACATGGAGGTGATCGTCGCCTGGGAACGCGACGGCCAGCGCGGCCCCTTCGACTGGAAAGGCAGCTTCCACCCCGCGCAGGTCAGCGACAACGAATGGACCGAGCTGCGCGCCCGGGTCCGGTCCGCCTACGAGGCTCTCGTCACCTTCGCCCGCAGCCAGAAGGACCAGCCCGTCACCGGCGACCTGACCGGCGGCCTCAGCGGCGGTGTCGCGCACGTCACCTACCACCTGGGCGCCATCCGGCAGCAGCTCAAGGTCGTGGAGTGA
- a CDS encoding class I SAM-dependent methyltransferase, with the protein MTPSPLQVSIGAGEQQWDGWTPTQKADLNLLDPESFARWFGDRRADALLCEHVWEHLTEEEGRAAARLCFRYLTPGGWLRVAVPDANFPDPEYQRTVQVGGPGPADHPAADHKVVYDHRRLTAVFQEAGFEVELLEYCDDTGQFHAHRWDPQTGPIYRSLALDHRNEAARQGRGPPGFVSLILDARRPTEPPA; encoded by the coding sequence GTGACGCCCTCACCCCTCCAGGTGAGCATCGGCGCCGGCGAGCAGCAGTGGGACGGCTGGACGCCCACCCAGAAAGCCGACCTGAACCTGCTGGACCCTGAATCCTTCGCGCGCTGGTTCGGGGACCGCCGCGCCGACGCGCTGCTGTGCGAACACGTCTGGGAACACCTCACCGAGGAAGAAGGCCGCGCCGCCGCCCGTCTGTGCTTCCGCTACCTGACCCCCGGCGGGTGGCTGCGCGTCGCCGTCCCCGACGCGAACTTCCCCGACCCGGAGTACCAGCGGACCGTGCAGGTCGGCGGCCCCGGCCCGGCCGACCACCCCGCCGCCGACCACAAGGTCGTGTACGACCACCGCCGGCTCACCGCCGTCTTCCAGGAGGCCGGCTTCGAGGTCGAGCTCCTGGAGTACTGCGACGACACCGGACAGTTCCACGCGCACCGCTGGGACCCGCAGACCGGCCCCATCTACCGCTCCCTGGCCCTCGACCACCGCAACGAGGCCGCCCGGCAGGGCCGCGGCCCCCCCGGCTTCGTGTCCCTGATCCTCGACGCCCGCCGGCCCACGGAGCCCCCCGCATGA
- a CDS encoding DUF1152 domain-containing protein, whose protein sequence is MISSLQPPFFQALGDSKRVLLAGMGGGFDVFCGLPLYFALREQGVEVTLANLSFTSFHPLDPRPLTPSLLLVTPDLPPHGRTYFPELHLARWLDAVGEPARVFAFEKTGVQPLLGSYRALVQQLAADTVILVDGGTDALMRGDEADLGTPHEDAVSLTAVNELNGVRSFMVSLGFGIDAFHGVSHWNVLEATAEIARAGGFLGAFSLTPDMGPVQKYREACEAVFKQMPRHVSIVNASILGAILGEYGNIHATDRTGDSELWINPLMAQYWCYDLPAVAGRLQYRKALLGTHTMSQVDQVIHAHRESVALRSRHILPI, encoded by the coding sequence ATGATTTCGTCGCTCCAGCCACCTTTCTTCCAGGCTCTGGGAGACTCGAAGCGGGTGCTGCTTGCTGGAATGGGCGGCGGGTTCGACGTGTTCTGCGGGCTGCCGCTGTACTTTGCGCTGCGGGAACAGGGCGTGGAGGTCACTCTGGCCAACCTGTCCTTCACGTCCTTTCATCCCCTGGACCCTCGGCCGCTCACGCCATCCCTGCTACTTGTGACACCTGATCTTCCACCCCATGGGCGCACATACTTCCCTGAGCTTCACCTGGCCCGCTGGTTGGACGCCGTGGGAGAGCCGGCGCGCGTGTTCGCCTTCGAGAAGACGGGAGTGCAGCCTCTTCTGGGCAGCTACCGCGCCCTGGTCCAGCAACTGGCGGCGGATACGGTCATTCTGGTGGATGGGGGAACGGACGCTCTGATGCGTGGCGATGAGGCTGATCTGGGCACGCCGCACGAGGACGCCGTGAGCCTGACGGCTGTGAACGAATTGAATGGCGTGAGGTCGTTCATGGTGAGCCTGGGCTTCGGAATTGACGCGTTTCATGGTGTCAGTCACTGGAACGTCCTGGAAGCGACCGCTGAGATTGCGCGCGCAGGCGGGTTCCTGGGGGCTTTCAGTCTGACGCCCGATATGGGGCCCGTGCAGAAGTACCGGGAGGCATGTGAGGCCGTATTCAAGCAGATGCCGCGGCACGTCAGCATCGTAAACGCGTCCATTCTCGGGGCCATCCTCGGTGAGTACGGCAACATTCATGCCACGGACCGGACGGGCGATTCCGAACTGTGGATCAACCCGCTCATGGCGCAGTACTGGTGCTATGACCTGCCAGCGGTGGCAGGGCGGTTACAGTACCGGAAAGCCTTGTTGGGCACCCACACGATGTCCCAAGTGGATCAGGTGATCCACGCACACCGGGAAAGCGTTGCCCTCCGGTCCCGGCACATCCTGCCGATTTAG
- a CDS encoding GNAT family N-acetyltransferase, giving the protein MTVRPFQPTDAPAWVGLTNRVLNRHTTLDAWQADETRRPPDRLHCRWVTEQDGSVVGTAALYEWAFAPPGYLHAQVLVHPAARRQGRGAALAARLLATARETGAAGLQADVSDAAPDSLRWAQARGFVHAAHRFTSELDLRTFDPGPFQPRLDRVTEQGVTITDLAGADEAALDRYLNFVADRLPDTPDLAGHPRWPLAQVRETLHLDRDPRPEWLVQALAPDGTLLGISALVHYRDMAYNEFTAVHPQARGRGLALPMKLHAIRRAQEAGLRTMRTNNHSRNAPMIAVNDRLGFVRQPGRFELHLPLR; this is encoded by the coding sequence ATGACCGTCCGCCCCTTCCAGCCCACAGACGCGCCCGCCTGGGTGGGCCTGACCAACCGCGTCCTGAACCGGCACACCACCCTGGACGCCTGGCAGGCGGACGAAACCCGCCGCCCCCCGGACCGCCTCCACTGCCGCTGGGTGACCGAACAGGACGGAAGCGTGGTGGGCACCGCCGCCCTGTACGAGTGGGCCTTCGCCCCGCCCGGCTACCTGCACGCCCAGGTGCTCGTGCACCCGGCCGCCCGCCGCCAGGGCCGCGGCGCCGCGCTGGCCGCCCGGCTGCTGGCCACCGCCCGCGAGACCGGCGCGGCCGGCCTCCAGGCGGACGTGAGCGACGCCGCCCCGGACAGCCTCCGCTGGGCGCAGGCGCGCGGGTTCGTGCACGCCGCGCACCGCTTCACCTCCGAACTGGACCTGCGCACCTTCGACCCCGGCCCCTTCCAGCCCCGCCTGGACCGCGTGACCGAGCAGGGCGTCACCATCACCGACCTCGCCGGCGCCGACGAGGCCGCGCTGGACCGCTACCTGAACTTCGTCGCGGACCGCCTCCCGGACACCCCGGACCTCGCCGGCCACCCCCGCTGGCCCCTCGCGCAGGTCCGCGAAACCCTGCACCTGGACCGCGACCCGCGCCCGGAATGGCTGGTGCAGGCCCTCGCTCCGGACGGCACACTCCTCGGCATCAGCGCCCTGGTCCACTACCGCGACATGGCGTACAACGAATTCACCGCCGTGCACCCTCAGGCGCGCGGACGCGGCCTGGCCCTGCCCATGAAACTCCACGCCATCCGCCGCGCCCAGGAGGCCGGGCTGCGCACCATGCGCACCAACAACCACAGCCGCAACGCCCCCATGATCGCCGTGAACGACCGCCTGGGCTTTGTCCGGCAACCCGGCCGCTTCGAGCTGCACCTGCCCCTGCGATAG
- the csaB gene encoding polysaccharide pyruvyl transferase CsaB produces MAAVKRVTVSGYYGFGNTGDEAIALAISRELQARGVQPLLLSNDPAGTTRECGCHSAARMQPLALLRAVAGAQALFSGGGGLLQDKTSGRTLAYYLAVIALAKRLGKRVVVFNQSVGPLSPAGGEKVKRALAGVKVIVRDQGSVDTLRKLGVPAQLGGDPALLLTPTPGLTPDPNVVVLAPRGDVTDATATLAEVTRALRAEGRTVIALSFMPEQDDAAAHSLGADRVLSTRDPQTALDAIAGAGFVVGVRLHAVILAAAAGVPFAGIAYDPKVQGFCADAGAPTHPTFFDAPALSAQVLQRTAPDWTAVQAMKARARDSFDWALGD; encoded by the coding sequence ATGGCGGCCGTAAAACGCGTGACGGTCAGCGGCTACTACGGCTTCGGAAACACCGGGGACGAGGCCATCGCCCTGGCGATCAGCCGGGAACTGCAGGCGCGGGGCGTGCAGCCCCTGCTGCTTTCCAACGACCCGGCCGGCACCACCCGCGAGTGCGGCTGCCACAGTGCCGCGCGGATGCAGCCTCTGGCACTGCTGCGCGCCGTCGCCGGCGCCCAGGCGCTGTTCTCCGGCGGGGGCGGCCTGCTGCAGGACAAGACGAGCGGCCGCACCCTGGCCTACTACCTGGCCGTCATCGCCCTCGCCAAGCGGCTGGGCAAGCGCGTCGTGGTCTTCAACCAGAGCGTGGGGCCCCTCTCCCCGGCCGGCGGGGAAAAGGTGAAGCGCGCCCTGGCCGGCGTGAAGGTGATCGTGCGGGACCAGGGCAGCGTGGACACCCTGCGCAAGCTCGGCGTTCCGGCACAACTCGGCGGCGACCCGGCCCTGCTGCTCACGCCCACCCCCGGCCTCACGCCCGACCCGAACGTGGTTGTGCTCGCCCCGCGCGGCGACGTCACGGACGCCACCGCCACCCTGGCCGAGGTGACCCGCGCCCTGCGCGCCGAGGGCCGCACCGTGATCGCCCTGAGTTTCATGCCGGAACAGGACGACGCGGCCGCCCACAGCCTGGGCGCCGACCGCGTCCTGAGCACCCGGGACCCGCAGACGGCCCTGGACGCCATCGCCGGGGCGGGCTTCGTCGTGGGCGTGCGCCTGCACGCCGTAATCCTGGCCGCGGCGGCCGGCGTGCCGTTCGCCGGGATCGCCTACGACCCGAAGGTGCAAGGCTTCTGCGCCGACGCGGGCGCCCCCACGCACCCCACGTTCTTCGACGCGCCTGCCCTGAGTGCGCAGGTGCTGCAGCGCACTGCGCCCGACTGGACGGCCGTGCAGGCCATGAAAGCCCGCGCCCGCGACAGCTTCGACTGGGCTCTCGGGGACTGA